From a single Streptomyces liliifuscus genomic region:
- a CDS encoding FABP family protein yields the protein MIEIPSDLHKDLVPLAFLLGNWTGAGVHDFPGDEKCNFGQEVSFTHDGRDFLEYHSHTWVLDSEGNKVRALESESGFWRIDQNRKVEVVMVRDDGVVEIWYGEMADKKPQIDLVTDAVARTAASGPYSGGKRLYGYVKSDLMWVGEKQTPEVPLRPYMSAQLKKVVSPEDVERWAKALPDDMPDDGIAFFK from the coding sequence ATGATCGAGATCCCGTCCGACCTGCACAAGGACCTCGTCCCCCTTGCCTTCCTGCTCGGCAACTGGACCGGCGCGGGCGTCCACGACTTCCCCGGCGACGAGAAGTGCAACTTCGGCCAGGAAGTCAGCTTCACCCACGACGGGCGGGACTTCCTGGAGTACCACTCGCACACCTGGGTCCTCGACTCCGAGGGCAACAAGGTGCGCGCGCTGGAGTCCGAGTCCGGCTTCTGGCGGATCGACCAGAACCGCAAGGTCGAGGTCGTCATGGTCCGCGACGACGGCGTCGTCGAGATCTGGTACGGCGAGATGGCCGACAAGAAGCCCCAGATCGACCTGGTCACGGACGCGGTAGCCCGTACGGCCGCCTCGGGCCCGTACAGCGGCGGCAAGCGTCTGTACGGCTATGTGAAGAGCGATCTCATGTGGGTCGGCGAGAAGCAGACCCCCGAGGTCCCGCTCCGCCCGTACATGTCCGCCCAGCTCAAGAAGGTCGTCAGCCCGGAGGACGTCGAGCGCTGGGCCAAGGCCCTGCCGGACGACATGCCGGACGACGGGATCGCTTTCTTCAAGTAG